A genome region from Staphylococcus capitis subsp. capitis includes the following:
- the thiO gene encoding glycine oxidase ThiO produces the protein MHDVLIIGSGVIGMSIARQLSATNYDIAIIDRDVPGKHASYKAGGMLGAQNEFIEDNDLYKLAIESRGMFPKLSESLLNETGIDIQFKDSGLIKIANQEDDLESLTRQYEFLRQMDSSVKLLSNDELIQLTNGNVEPAYGAIHIPNDGQINANKYTKALFKSLQQHHITRYYHQEVQSIDRRNGYYAVCTDQMSPIEAHKVIIASGAWSSQLLKNYSLPREVIGVKGEVLLLEHDELELKETLFMTNGCYIVPKQPNRFLIGATSEFNNYSVGTSKGGLNWLLDHASARVPELKNSRVLKEWSGVRPYTNNEMPMMDQIDDGLFVVTGHYRNGILLSPVIGRDIANWLISGIKPPRYSSFSVKRRNNYEVYY, from the coding sequence ATGCATGATGTACTTATTATTGGCTCTGGTGTCATAGGTATGTCAATTGCTAGACAATTAAGCGCAACAAATTATGACATCGCGATCATCGACCGAGATGTTCCAGGTAAACATGCTTCATATAAAGCTGGAGGCATGTTAGGAGCACAAAATGAGTTTATTGAAGATAACGATTTATATAAATTAGCCATTGAATCGCGTGGGATGTTTCCTAAATTAAGCGAATCTTTATTAAATGAGACTGGAATCGACATACAGTTCAAAGATTCAGGACTTATTAAGATTGCTAACCAAGAAGATGACCTCGAATCACTCACACGTCAATATGAGTTCCTTAGACAAATGGATTCTAGTGTCAAACTACTATCCAATGATGAACTTATACAGCTTACCAATGGGAATGTTGAACCAGCTTATGGCGCAATTCATATACCAAATGATGGTCAAATCAATGCTAATAAATACACGAAAGCTTTGTTTAAATCGTTACAACAACATCACATCACACGATATTATCACCAAGAGGTTCAATCGATTGATAGAAGAAATGGCTACTACGCTGTGTGTACTGACCAAATGTCACCTATTGAAGCACATAAAGTGATCATTGCAAGTGGTGCTTGGTCCTCTCAATTATTAAAAAACTACTCTCTTCCTAGAGAAGTCATTGGAGTTAAAGGCGAAGTTCTATTACTGGAACATGATGAACTAGAACTTAAAGAGACATTATTTATGACTAATGGATGTTATATCGTTCCAAAACAACCCAATCGTTTCTTAATAGGAGCAACAAGTGAATTTAACAATTACTCTGTAGGCACATCAAAAGGCGGTTTAAATTGGCTTTTAGATCATGCAAGCGCTCGTGTTCCAGAACTTAAGAATAGTCGTGTTCTAAAAGAATGGTCAGGTGTTCGTCCTTACACGAATAATGAAATGCCAATGATGGATCAAATTGATGATGGCTTGTTCGTTGTTACAGGGCACTACCGTAATGGGATTTTATTATCTCCCGTAATTGGACGCGATATAGCAAATTGGTTAATTTCTGGCATTAAACCACCCCGTTATTCAAGCTTTAGTGTGAAAAGGAGGAACAATTATGAAGTGTATTATTAA
- a CDS encoding thiamine phosphate synthase encodes MHIFIAITYDKTLTTQDLEHFLNIEEGIDALLIRTSMPKNELKKILIQLINQGFPKDKMIIHSDTALLEELNLSRIHFKENVKTAFAYKKSHPEIQVGMSTHSIDTIYTCIDEGIDYVFYGHIFPTPSHPHDAPRSHDEIVEALTLPIPIYAIGGISEQTISKLEYGFDGICAISFFMNASLKEIKELRRKWLQHA; translated from the coding sequence ATGCACATATTTATCGCAATAACTTACGATAAGACACTTACAACACAAGACTTAGAACACTTCTTAAATATCGAGGAAGGTATTGATGCCCTATTAATTCGGACGTCTATGCCAAAAAATGAATTAAAGAAGATTTTGATTCAACTCATTAACCAAGGTTTTCCTAAGGATAAAATGATTATTCATAGTGACACGGCATTATTAGAAGAATTAAACCTTAGTCGTATTCATTTTAAAGAAAATGTTAAAACAGCTTTTGCATATAAAAAATCACATCCAGAAATCCAAGTGGGTATGTCCACACATAGCATAGATACTATTTATACATGTATAGATGAAGGAATTGATTATGTTTTTTACGGTCATATTTTCCCTACTCCCTCACATCCGCATGACGCGCCACGTTCACATGATGAAATTGTAGAAGCATTAACTCTACCTATACCTATTTATGCTATCGGAGGAATTTCTGAACAAACGATTTCAAAGCTGGAATATGGATTTGATGGTATTTGTGCTATTTCATTTTTCATGAATGCGTCTTTAAAAGAAATTAAGGAATTAAGAAGGAAGTGGTTGCAACATGCATGA
- a CDS encoding putative quinol monooxygenase has product MIIINAKIKVDENKREDYLQLMADLVEHSRQEKGNLFYHHYEDVSEANTFVVVENYKDENAVEEHNQSEHFQTFSQNISKFITEEPKIDESRTVEK; this is encoded by the coding sequence ATGATTATCATTAATGCTAAGATTAAAGTTGATGAAAATAAACGCGAAGATTACTTACAATTAATGGCTGACTTAGTGGAACATTCTAGACAAGAAAAAGGAAATTTATTCTATCATCACTATGAAGATGTAAGCGAAGCGAATACATTTGTGGTCGTTGAAAATTATAAAGATGAAAATGCTGTTGAAGAACACAATCAATCTGAACACTTCCAAACATTTAGCCAAAATATTAGTAAGTTTATTACTGAGGAACCTAAGATAGATGAAAGTCGAACAGTAGAAAAATAA
- a CDS encoding FUSC family protein: MNHVLNSLTRVDKSKIDYYKGLRQGLLLIIPALIGYFFGFFNFGLLISTGTLAHVYVFKGSTQSMLRTVIICSLSFSLCMMLGTLTIIQPIVFGLILLVVVAVPYYIFNALKVAGPSSTFFLVTYCLPINLPHAPEEALLRGLGILIGGILATITVMLTILFTKVKAEDRAINADFATIHNLLHHYNDPEAFKTYARNAVTEFRTSEKLLITSTSGGNGKLSSRFQKLILLHTAAQGIYSELLELNEKNVRPIPQDLIEMMDHIYNGIQQPRTSRPWTKPVDVPSEFENLLNHILKIDEMVHANDNQIEHEADIRKPLYSKRIYQNLTFDSIVFRNALQYTVIMAIAIFIALGFNIQKAYWVPLSAHTVLLSNMTTIRSLDRALARGIGTIIGALILSGILALNINPLIAILIMGVSAVITEAFVAANYAFAVIFITTQVIMLNGLASHNLSIEIAYTRIIDVILGIVITVIGIFLVARNTASSMLPGAIAELVRKEATLFHYLFSKNKYETNEVDKRERLNLNVKISNVNQMYNSANGELFSNKEVVRYYYPSIFALEEISFMLERAMNNKHRITIDDEQMGEYLLAFENIAKHFQLQGSLEERELSHLPQYNYIRSALINIQRNSVHARKDITENEEEHHTSNDSQSKG, from the coding sequence GTGAATCACGTACTTAATTCACTGACCCGTGTTGATAAATCTAAAATTGATTATTATAAAGGGCTAAGACAAGGATTATTACTTATTATACCTGCTTTAATAGGCTATTTTTTTGGATTTTTCAATTTTGGCTTATTAATATCAACAGGTACACTTGCACATGTCTATGTGTTTAAAGGCTCAACGCAATCTATGTTAAGAACAGTTATTATCTGCTCACTGTCGTTCTCACTTTGTATGATGTTAGGTACGTTAACGATTATACAGCCGATAGTATTTGGTCTTATCTTACTTGTTGTAGTTGCGGTACCGTATTATATTTTTAATGCACTCAAAGTAGCTGGACCGTCTTCTACCTTCTTCTTAGTAACATATTGTTTGCCTATTAATTTACCTCATGCGCCAGAAGAAGCATTACTACGTGGGTTAGGCATTCTTATTGGTGGTATATTAGCGACAATAACTGTAATGTTAACCATCTTATTTACCAAAGTTAAAGCAGAAGATAGAGCGATTAACGCGGATTTTGCTACAATTCATAACTTGTTACATCATTATAATGACCCTGAAGCGTTTAAAACATACGCGAGAAATGCTGTAACTGAATTTAGAACATCGGAAAAGCTCCTTATCACTTCTACATCAGGTGGTAATGGAAAGTTAAGTTCACGTTTCCAAAAGTTAATACTCCTACATACTGCAGCACAAGGTATCTATTCAGAGTTACTCGAATTAAATGAGAAAAATGTTCGTCCTATTCCACAAGATCTTATTGAAATGATGGATCATATTTATAATGGAATACAACAACCTCGAACTTCAAGACCATGGACAAAGCCTGTGGACGTACCTTCAGAATTTGAAAATTTATTGAATCATATATTGAAAATCGATGAAATGGTACATGCGAACGACAATCAAATTGAACATGAAGCTGATATTCGCAAACCACTCTATAGTAAACGTATTTATCAAAACTTAACTTTTGATTCAATCGTCTTTAGAAATGCACTACAATATACAGTTATTATGGCTATAGCAATTTTTATTGCGTTAGGATTTAATATTCAAAAGGCTTATTGGGTACCACTTTCAGCACATACTGTACTTCTTTCAAATATGACGACAATCCGTTCACTTGACCGTGCATTAGCAAGAGGAATAGGTACAATTATTGGCGCCCTTATTTTGTCAGGAATATTAGCCTTAAACATTAATCCGTTAATTGCAATATTAATCATGGGTGTTTCAGCAGTGATAACTGAAGCATTTGTTGCGGCAAATTATGCATTTGCTGTTATTTTCATTACTACGCAAGTAATTATGCTGAATGGTCTAGCTTCGCATAACTTAAGTATAGAAATTGCTTATACTCGTATTATCGACGTTATATTAGGTATTGTCATAACTGTTATAGGGATATTCTTAGTTGCCAGAAATACGGCCTCCTCAATGTTACCAGGAGCGATTGCAGAACTAGTTCGTAAAGAAGCCACGCTATTTCATTATTTATTTTCTAAAAATAAATACGAAACGAATGAAGTAGATAAGCGAGAACGTTTAAATTTAAACGTAAAAATTAGCAACGTCAATCAAATGTATAATTCTGCCAACGGAGAATTGTTCAGTAATAAAGAGGTTGTGCGATATTATTATCCAAGTATCTTTGCGTTAGAGGAAATTAGTTTTATGTTAGAAAGAGCGATGAATAACAAACATCGTATAACTATCGATGATGAGCAAATGGGTGAGTATCTTTTAGCGTTTGAAAATATTGCCAAGCATTTCCAACTACAAGGCAGTTTAGAGGAAAGAGAGTTAAGTCATTTACCTCAATATAATTATATTCGATCAGCATTAATTAATATTCAGCGTAACAGTGTTCACGCACGTAAAGATATCACAGAAAATGAAGAAGAACATCATACTTCAAATGACTCTCAATCAAAAGGTTAG
- a CDS encoding DUF2188 domain-containing protein encodes MPWTMDDYPQSWKNFDELERKKAIDIGNAMLKDGYKEGDVIPIATQQAEKWYKDASKEELDELKNKHITQHQKDQSANPKLNDENIHVYYEDNEWKVKTEDAKQASDTFDQKQDAVKRANEIADNKGTKVIEHKKDE; translated from the coding sequence ATGCCTTGGACAATGGACGATTACCCACAAAGTTGGAAAAATTTCGATGAACTTGAACGTAAGAAGGCAATTGACATCGGAAATGCTATGCTAAAAGATGGCTATAAAGAAGGCGACGTGATTCCTATTGCTACACAACAAGCTGAAAAATGGTATAAAGACGCGTCTAAAGAAGAATTAGATGAATTAAAGAATAAACATATCACACAACACCAGAAAGATCAGTCAGCTAATCCAAAATTAAATGATGAAAATATACATGTTTATTACGAAGACAATGAATGGAAAGTTAAAACTGAAGATGCTAAACAAGCTTCAGATACATTCGATCAAAAGCAAGACGCCGTGAAACGTGCGAACGAGATTGCTGACAATAAAGGAACTAAAGTCATCGAACATAAAAAAGATGAATAG
- a CDS encoding GTP pyrophosphokinase family protein translates to MYVERKPSLYVEDLRNEFKNSLNNFQDSEAAFDTLLGFVELDHVYSSALKEISTKLSILDENFNYQFKHNPIHHMERRVKEMHSLVKKLSRKGLEVSAQSAKENIMDIAGIRVICNYLDDIYVIEQMLLKQEDVKLLKRKDYIEHPKENGYRSLHIVVSIPVFLADAVEVTPVEIQIRTIGMDMWASLEHKIRYKNDADTEKYKGLLEQCATDITNVESKMQQIHSEISSN, encoded by the coding sequence ATGTACGTAGAAAGAAAGCCTTCATTATATGTCGAAGACTTAAGAAATGAATTCAAAAATAGTTTAAACAACTTTCAGGATAGCGAGGCAGCATTTGATACACTATTAGGTTTTGTTGAACTAGACCATGTGTATTCTTCCGCACTTAAAGAAATTAGTACGAAGTTAAGTATTTTAGATGAAAACTTTAACTATCAATTTAAACATAATCCCATACATCATATGGAAAGACGAGTTAAAGAAATGCACAGCTTAGTTAAGAAACTAAGTCGTAAAGGTCTTGAAGTGAGTGCACAAAGCGCCAAAGAGAATATCATGGATATTGCAGGTATTCGAGTGATTTGTAATTATTTAGATGATATTTATGTGATTGAACAAATGCTACTCAAACAAGAAGACGTTAAATTGTTGAAACGAAAAGATTATATTGAACATCCCAAAGAAAATGGCTATCGTAGTTTGCATATTGTGGTATCCATTCCTGTCTTTTTAGCTGATGCTGTAGAAGTGACCCCAGTAGAAATTCAAATTCGTACAATTGGTATGGATATGTGGGCAAGTTTAGAACATAAGATTCGATATAAGAATGACGCAGACACTGAAAAGTATAAAGGATTACTTGAACAATGTGCGACTGATATTACAAATGTTGAAAGTAAGATGCAACAAATACATTCAGAGATATCGAGTAATTAA
- a CDS encoding alpha/beta hydrolase has product MIKQNFTTKVYPLKRFKDEYSEVAYAGDMNSNNVIVFIHGALLTYKIMTMFEPYFREYKMIFVNCPSRGKSSDLDRDTHTLDDYSERIYDVLTQVVGEQQIHELSIVGYSMGGMIATRLLKYNTLPITHLIYLHSAAKITPDASMLARLFTNNSKRDILKDEVKAVKNLPQYILNKTIYAHKENALDLIQYVAPIKTIITDILYTIKTDYLPDIDEIKQFPKIMFMSGKEDQIIPYTDSQATLEKFKQLGGETKEILYPGIGHIDFPSVLETTSKDQIGVVDHIKNWISN; this is encoded by the coding sequence ATGATTAAGCAGAATTTTACAACTAAGGTTTATCCACTGAAACGATTCAAAGATGAATATAGCGAAGTCGCATACGCAGGAGATATGAATTCTAATAATGTAATTGTCTTTATCCATGGAGCATTATTAACTTATAAAATAATGACAATGTTCGAACCTTATTTTAGAGAATATAAAATGATCTTTGTGAATTGTCCTAGTAGAGGAAAGAGTTCTGATTTAGACAGGGATACACACACGCTTGATGATTACTCTGAACGTATTTATGATGTCTTAACGCAAGTGGTTGGGGAACAACAAATTCACGAATTAAGTATCGTCGGTTATTCAATGGGAGGTATGATTGCAACGCGTCTACTTAAATACAATACTCTCCCGATTACTCATCTTATTTATTTACATAGCGCAGCTAAAATTACCCCAGATGCTAGTATGCTCGCGCGTCTATTTACAAATAATAGTAAGAGAGATATTTTGAAGGACGAAGTGAAAGCAGTTAAAAATCTTCCTCAATACATCTTGAACAAAACCATTTATGCTCATAAAGAGAATGCGTTAGATTTAATACAATATGTCGCCCCAATAAAAACCATCATTACCGACATACTCTATACTATTAAGACAGATTACTTACCCGATATAGATGAAATAAAGCAGTTCCCTAAAATCATGTTCATGTCTGGTAAAGAAGATCAAATTATTCCATACACAGATTCACAAGCCACACTTGAAAAGTTTAAACAATTGGGCGGTGAAACAAAGGAAATATTATATCCAGGAATAGGTCATATCGATTTTCCTAGTGTGTTGGAAACAACTTCTAAAGATCAAATAGGCGTAGTAGACCACATTAAAAATTGGATTTCGAATTAA
- a CDS encoding GntR family transcriptional regulator yields the protein MTYGYPKKWMEGLTTGESIAAEIRLGIVSGEILADTLLTENQIAKQFNVSRSPVRDAFKLLQTDQLIHLERMGAQVLSFGDQKIREMYDLRLMLESFAFSRLKGHDTQAIAKEMKKQLEMMKVAVQFEDAEAFTKHDFEFHEVIIYAANHQYLKTFWNHLKPVMESLILLSMRHRMATDKQDFERIHRNHQVFIEAIEHYDAEKLREAFHLNFDDVGKNIESFWLR from the coding sequence ATGACTTATGGCTATCCTAAAAAGTGGATGGAAGGTTTAACAACCGGAGAGTCTATTGCAGCTGAAATACGTTTAGGAATCGTAAGCGGAGAAATCTTAGCTGACACATTATTAACAGAGAATCAAATAGCCAAGCAATTTAATGTTAGTCGCTCTCCAGTTAGAGATGCTTTCAAATTGTTACAAACTGACCAATTAATACATCTTGAACGTATGGGAGCTCAAGTTTTATCTTTTGGAGATCAAAAGATAAGAGAAATGTATGATTTACGTCTCATGCTTGAATCTTTCGCATTTTCAAGATTAAAAGGTCATGACACACAAGCGATAGCTAAAGAAATGAAGAAACAATTAGAAATGATGAAAGTGGCGGTTCAGTTTGAGGATGCAGAGGCATTTACAAAACATGATTTTGAATTTCACGAAGTCATCATTTATGCTGCGAATCATCAATATCTTAAAACATTTTGGAATCACTTGAAGCCAGTAATGGAGTCGCTCATATTACTATCTATGAGACATCGAATGGCTACAGACAAACAAGATTTTGAAAGAATTCATCGCAACCACCAAGTATTTATAGAAGCAATTGAACATTATGATGCTGAGAAATTAAGAGAAGCGTTTCACTTAAACTTTGATGACGTTGGAAAAAATATAGAAAGTTTTTGGTTACGTTAA
- the gntK gene encoding gluconokinase, which yields MKYMIGVDIGTTSTKSVLYDENGQFIMKHNIGYDLHTPNVEVSEENPDDLFDAVLMTVKYIVRESGISKEDIKLISFSAQMHSLVAMDAQNKHLTENITWADNRSSRYADLIENEYNGFEIYQRTGTPLHPMSPLSKIFWMKHEQPAIYNQTAKFADIKTYIFYQLFDKYVIDYSMASATGMFNLEQLDWDEKALKLLGISRDQLPELVPTTHILTGMKKRFAELMDIDENTPVVVGASDGVLSNLGVNSYKKGEVAVTIGTSGAIRTVINKPRTDYKGRIFCYVLDDEHYVIGGPVNNGGVILRWLRDEILASEVETAKRLGVDPYDVLTQIASRVKPGAEGLIFHPYLAGERAPLWNSDARGSFFGLTLSHKKEHMIRAALEGVLYNLYTVYLALIEVMNETPNTIKGTGGFAKSEIWRQMMADIFDTDLIVPESYESSCLGACVLGLKAIGEIDDFSVIEEMVGTTNAHQPNEDTVAIYQELVKIFINISRSITESYSEIANFQRKHISN from the coding sequence ATGAAATATATGATTGGCGTTGATATCGGAACTACAAGTACTAAATCTGTACTTTACGATGAAAATGGTCAATTTATAATGAAACATAATATTGGTTATGACTTACATACACCCAATGTAGAAGTATCAGAAGAAAATCCAGATGATTTATTTGATGCAGTGTTAATGACGGTGAAATACATCGTTCGAGAATCTGGTATTTCGAAAGAAGATATTAAGTTAATTTCATTTAGTGCTCAAATGCACAGCTTAGTGGCAATGGACGCTCAAAATAAACATTTAACTGAGAATATAACTTGGGCTGACAACCGCTCAAGTCGCTATGCTGATTTAATTGAAAATGAATATAATGGCTTTGAAATTTATCAGCGAACAGGTACACCGTTACATCCAATGTCACCACTATCTAAGATTTTCTGGATGAAACATGAACAACCTGCCATATATAATCAAACAGCTAAATTTGCTGATATTAAGACTTACATTTTCTATCAATTATTTGATAAGTATGTCATCGATTATTCAATGGCGTCAGCAACTGGGATGTTCAACTTAGAACAATTAGACTGGGATGAAAAAGCGCTAAAACTACTAGGTATTAGTAGAGATCAATTACCAGAGCTTGTACCAACAACCCATATCTTAACTGGCATGAAGAAACGTTTTGCCGAGCTCATGGATATTGATGAAAATACTCCAGTAGTTGTGGGAGCAAGTGATGGTGTACTTTCGAATTTAGGTGTTAATAGCTATAAAAAAGGTGAAGTTGCAGTGACTATCGGTACATCCGGTGCCATTAGAACAGTTATAAATAAACCACGTACAGATTATAAAGGTCGTATATTTTGTTATGTTTTAGATGATGAACACTACGTCATTGGTGGTCCAGTGAATAATGGTGGAGTGATTCTACGATGGTTACGTGATGAGATTCTTGCAAGTGAAGTAGAAACTGCTAAGCGTTTAGGTGTTGATCCCTACGATGTGTTAACGCAAATTGCTAGTCGAGTAAAACCAGGTGCAGAAGGTCTTATCTTTCATCCATATCTTGCTGGTGAACGTGCCCCACTATGGAATTCAGACGCTAGAGGTTCATTCTTTGGTTTAACGCTCTCTCATAAAAAGGAACACATGATACGTGCAGCATTAGAAGGTGTACTTTACAATTTATACACTGTATATCTTGCGTTAATTGAAGTCATGAATGAGACACCAAATACAATTAAAGGGACAGGTGGTTTCGCTAAAAGTGAGATTTGGAGACAAATGATGGCAGATATTTTTGATACTGATCTTATCGTGCCAGAAAGTTATGAGAGTTCATGCTTAGGTGCATGTGTACTAGGACTGAAAGCAATAGGGGAAATTGATGACTTCTCTGTTATAGAAGAAATGGTAGGAACAACGAACGCTCATCAACCAAATGAAGATACTGTAGCAATTTATCAAGAGCTTGTTAAAATCTTTATCAATATAAGTCGTTCTATAACTGAAAGCTATAGTGAAATAGCAAACTTCCAACGTAAACATATAAGCAATTAA
- a CDS encoding gluconate:H+ symporter produces the protein MFGEIWPLISVVLGIVILLTLIIFLKLNTFISLIITSIITALLLGMPLNKIMETIENGMGSTLGHIALIFGLGAILGKLLADGGGATRIADTLIAKFGQKHVQWAMLIAAFIVGIALFFEVGLVLLIPLVFTVAKRANVSILKLGLPMVTALSVTHGFLPPHPGPVVIAKELKANIGEVLLYGIIIAIPVTLIAGPFFNHMAQKIIPSAYRREGDITSLGTQKEFKEEEMPSFGISLLTATLPVILMLISTIVQLVTGHEDPTNWFEQIIYLIGTAGTAMLIAVIFAIFSMGVMRQRKMENIMESVTNAIYPIGMMLLIIGGGGTFKQVLIDGGVGDTIAKMFEGSNMSPILLAWIVAAVLRIALGSATVAAVSTTGIVIPLLHHSDTNVALVVLAIGAGSVILSHVNDAGFWMFREYFGLTIKETFLTWSLLETIISVSGIIFILFISLFV, from the coding sequence ATATTTGGAGAAATTTGGCCACTCATAAGTGTTGTACTCGGGATTGTTATCTTACTTACTTTAATTATATTCTTGAAATTAAATACATTTATTTCATTAATCATTACTTCAATTATTACGGCACTATTATTAGGAATGCCTTTAAATAAAATTATGGAAACGATTGAAAATGGAATGGGTAGTACCTTAGGTCATATTGCGCTCATCTTCGGGTTAGGAGCGATTCTAGGTAAATTACTAGCTGATGGTGGAGGTGCTACTCGAATTGCAGATACGCTCATCGCTAAATTTGGTCAGAAACATGTTCAGTGGGCTATGCTAATCGCTGCTTTCATCGTAGGTATTGCATTATTCTTTGAAGTTGGTTTGGTACTATTAATACCACTCGTATTTACAGTAGCTAAGCGGGCAAATGTTTCAATCTTAAAATTAGGACTACCAATGGTTACAGCATTATCAGTAACTCATGGTTTCTTACCACCACATCCGGGGCCTGTCGTGATAGCAAAAGAGCTTAAAGCTAATATTGGTGAAGTATTATTATACGGTATCATCATTGCAATTCCAGTGACACTTATCGCAGGCCCATTCTTTAATCATATGGCTCAAAAAATAATTCCTAGTGCTTATAGACGCGAAGGGGATATTACTTCATTAGGTACTCAAAAAGAATTCAAAGAGGAAGAAATGCCAAGTTTTGGTATTAGCTTACTTACAGCAACATTACCGGTTATTTTAATGTTAATTTCCACAATTGTGCAATTAGTGACAGGTCATGAAGATCCAACAAACTGGTTTGAACAAATCATTTATCTTATAGGAACAGCTGGTACAGCAATGTTAATTGCGGTTATCTTTGCGATTTTCTCCATGGGTGTAATGAGGCAACGTAAGATGGAGAATATTATGGAATCCGTTACAAATGCAATTTATCCTATAGGTATGATGTTACTCATCATTGGCGGTGGCGGTACATTTAAACAAGTGTTAATTGATGGAGGCGTTGGAGACACCATCGCTAAAATGTTTGAAGGTTCCAACATGTCACCTATATTGCTCGCATGGATTGTGGCAGCTGTATTACGTATCGCGCTTGGATCAGCTACAGTTGCTGCGGTCTCAACAACAGGAATTGTGATACCTTTATTACATCATTCAGATACGAACGTTGCATTAGTTGTGCTCGCAATTGGTGCAGGAAGTGTTATCCTATCCCACGTCAATGATGCAGGTTTCTGGATGTTCAGAGAATACTTTGGTCTCACGATTAAAGAAACATTCTTAACGTGGTCATTACTAGAGACAATCATCTCTGTTTCTGGAATTATTTTCATACTATTTATCAGTTTATTTGTTTAA
- the galU gene encoding UTP--glucose-1-phosphate uridylyltransferase GalU has protein sequence MRQIKKAIIPAAGLGTRFLPATKAMPKEMLPILDKPTIQYIVEEASRAGIEDIIIVTGKHKRAIEDHFDNQKELEMVLEDKGKTELLEKVQYSTELANIFYVRQKEQKGLGHAIYSARQFIGDEPFAVLLGDDIVESDTPAIKQLMEVYEETGNSVIGVQEVPESETHRYGIIDPLSKKERRYEVQKFVEKPEQGTAPSNLAIMGRYVLTPEIFDYLKTQKKGAGNEIQLTDAIERMNSEHQVFAYDFIGNRYDVGEKLGFVKTTIEYALKDESMKDELKRFLKELDIK, from the coding sequence TTGAGACAAATTAAAAAAGCAATTATACCTGCAGCTGGCCTAGGTACGAGATTCTTACCAGCTACAAAAGCTATGCCTAAAGAAATGTTACCAATATTGGATAAACCAACAATACAATACATAGTAGAAGAAGCTTCACGTGCAGGCATCGAAGATATTATCATCGTTACCGGAAAACACAAACGAGCAATTGAAGATCATTTCGATAATCAAAAAGAACTTGAAATGGTGTTAGAAGATAAAGGTAAAACTGAATTATTAGAAAAAGTTCAATATTCTACTGAATTAGCTAATATTTTCTATGTACGACAAAAAGAGCAAAAAGGTCTAGGACATGCAATTTATTCTGCTCGTCAATTTATAGGTGATGAACCGTTTGCTGTGCTTCTAGGTGATGATATTGTTGAATCTGATACACCAGCTATTAAACAATTAATGGAAGTATATGAAGAAACTGGTAATTCAGTGATAGGTGTTCAAGAAGTGCCAGAGTCAGAAACGCATCGCTACGGTATTATTGATCCTTTATCTAAAAAAGAACGTCGTTACGAAGTTCAGAAGTTTGTTGAGAAACCTGAACAAGGTACAGCACCTTCTAATTTAGCAATTATGGGACGTTATGTCCTAACTCCAGAGATTTTTGATTATTTAAAAACACAGAAAAAAGGTGCAGGTAATGAAATACAACTCACAGATGCTATCGAAAGAATGAATAGTGAACATCAAGTATTTGCATATGACTTTATCGGTAACCGCTACGATGTTGGTGAAAAGTTAGGTTTCGTAAAAACTACTATTGAATACGCACTAAAAGACGAAAGTATGAAAGATGAACTTAAGCGTTTTTTAAAAGAATTAGATATTAAATAA